Proteins found in one Verrucomicrobiales bacterium genomic segment:
- a CDS encoding DUF3365 domain-containing protein, with protein sequence MMAPNTSFSKGLAYLALLIMGGASYEPARAAEPTAQEIPPALKQETVKRGKAITSETFGLLSSNLVSVLKTGGISNALPFCSAVASPLVGGVAKKHGVLLRRVTHKPRNPANRANEAELKVLSQFEASLAASTNLPQPMVVQWMPDQVTFLAPIVINNSVCLQCHGRVGKDLSPEQTGLIRRLYPQDEATGFVTGQLRGIWRIDFPMSLLTAPKPSSN encoded by the coding sequence ATGATGGCACCAAATACATCCTTCTCGAAGGGTCTCGCTTACCTAGCACTCCTGATAATGGGAGGCGCTTCCTACGAACCCGCTCGGGCCGCGGAGCCGACGGCCCAGGAGATTCCACCAGCGCTCAAACAAGAGACGGTCAAGCGCGGCAAGGCCATCACCTCAGAGACCTTTGGGCTGCTGAGTTCCAACCTTGTTTCGGTTCTCAAAACAGGTGGCATTAGCAACGCACTACCCTTCTGTTCCGCTGTGGCGTCGCCGCTGGTCGGCGGCGTGGCCAAGAAGCATGGAGTCTTGCTGCGCAGGGTGACTCACAAGCCGCGCAATCCGGCAAACCGAGCCAACGAGGCCGAGCTAAAGGTCTTGAGCCAATTCGAAGCCTCACTAGCGGCATCGACTAACCTCCCGCAGCCAATGGTGGTTCAATGGATGCCAGATCAAGTCACCTTTCTCGCCCCCATCGTGATCAACAACTCGGTATGCCTTCAGTGCCATGGCCGTGTCGGAAAGGACCTTTCGCCGGAGCAGACGGGTCTGATCCGAAGACTGTACCCCCAGGACGAGGCCACGGGTTTTGTGACGGGTCAATTGAGAGGAATCTGGCGAATCGATTTCCCCATGAGTTTGTTGACAGCTCCCAAACCTTCTTCTAACTAA
- a CDS encoding YeeE/YedE family protein yields the protein MELPVSAETARWLAIPMGMLFGMLLHRGGVAHYNVIVNQFRFRDFTVLKIMFTAILVGGIGVLLLKQSGHAQYHIKPANMLGVTLGASLFGIGMVLYGYCPGTGVAALATGSLHALVGFGGMMVGGVLYALSFKWVESHIQTVAALGKLRLPDVTGVPDAAWFAMLCALAAVVFWAIERHERNRRSSRPMMNQPVS from the coding sequence ATGGAACTTCCAGTCTCAGCCGAAACCGCCCGATGGCTAGCCATACCGATGGGAATGCTCTTCGGCATGCTCCTGCACCGCGGCGGAGTTGCGCACTACAACGTCATCGTCAATCAATTCCGATTTCGCGACTTCACCGTGCTCAAAATCATGTTCACTGCCATCCTGGTCGGTGGAATCGGAGTGCTGCTTCTCAAACAGTCAGGTCATGCACAGTATCACATCAAGCCCGCGAATATGCTGGGTGTCACCCTCGGAGCCAGCTTATTCGGGATCGGCATGGTCCTCTATGGATACTGCCCGGGTACCGGGGTAGCTGCACTGGCAACGGGCAGTCTTCATGCTTTGGTCGGATTCGGCGGAATGATGGTGGGCGGAGTCTTATATGCCCTGAGCTTCAAGTGGGTGGAAAGTCATATCCAAACCGTTGCCGCGCTAGGGAAATTGCGATTGCCCGACGTGACTGGAGTTCCGGACGCAGCGTGGTTTGCGATGCTTTGCGCCTTGGCTGCAGTCGTTTTCTGGGCGATCGAACGGCACGAACGAAACCGCAGGAGCAGTCGGCCCATGATGAATCAACCCGTCAGCTAA
- a CDS encoding GH32 C-terminal domain-containing protein: protein MKPTTFRLVMLLLTSVVAHSAAAATTAEKTLVAWASPANLSQRGGSVLTWDDRESHFDGIVFGEVSPRRWMAGSDFYRRTLRAQEELAQETAGPTTLVQIAIVYRKDGVSVYRNGSLYSHHPVTELATFGKGSAVIMGLRHLDAQDGACFAGTIDDARLYDLALSSAQIQALKPNEPSDPKPFAWWHFEDGRPEDAMANFPAGKLAGNARIESGRLVLDGNQSYFVSPPSAAPRPIGTPGPDVTEEFILNYHLMHPGEASLPGDPNPAFYLDGTYHLHYILGHTWRGKGSFSFVHVTSPDMLHWTWQRTQLQPAFTEHGMFSGTGFETKDGRPAAIYHGQASGRNQIAIAKDRSLSGWEKPFPIDVRNPDGSEAKISHWDPDCFLIGDTYYAISGGANPPVFKSKDLKTWTLIGDFVRQHPSDVTIGEDISCPNFFRLGNKWMLLCISHPLGCRYYLGDWDSQAEQFVPESHGRMNWARTDQPVWGLFQRTDFFAPESLVTPDGRRVMWAWVTSAGPDNKLLNKTIQSLPRELSLARDGTLRIRPLRELEGQRSQSKVLTQVKLQHPITGHGDRVPPRNGPALQTIAELESDSLEIRITVNRAEAARKLFGFMLFADGKGGGLPILLRPETSTVRLGSVEAPFSVASLEPGENVDLRIFIDKYLVEVFVNDRQALLAAHLDRPAKSVLEGFTVGAATQLDRVEVWNLKPTNQGLREAQKSRVWEPSRNSSL from the coding sequence ATGAAACCAACGACATTCCGCCTCGTGATGCTTCTGTTGACCTCAGTCGTTGCCCATTCCGCCGCCGCCGCGACAACGGCTGAAAAGACCCTGGTGGCCTGGGCCTCCCCAGCCAACCTCAGCCAACGCGGGGGCAGCGTTCTGACGTGGGATGACCGCGAATCCCACTTTGATGGCATTGTCTTCGGGGAGGTGTCGCCGCGACGCTGGATGGCAGGCAGCGATTTCTATCGCCGAACGTTACGCGCGCAGGAGGAACTGGCGCAGGAAACCGCCGGCCCTACAACGCTGGTACAGATCGCCATCGTGTATCGAAAGGACGGAGTCTCCGTGTATCGCAATGGGTCGCTCTATTCGCACCACCCCGTTACCGAGTTGGCCACGTTCGGCAAGGGAAGCGCCGTGATCATGGGCTTGCGCCATCTCGACGCTCAGGATGGTGCCTGCTTCGCCGGAACCATCGACGATGCTCGCCTCTACGATCTCGCCCTCTCGTCGGCCCAGATCCAGGCACTAAAGCCGAATGAGCCCTCCGACCCCAAACCTTTTGCGTGGTGGCATTTCGAAGATGGAAGGCCGGAGGATGCCATGGCCAATTTCCCCGCAGGCAAGCTGGCGGGCAATGCGCGAATTGAGTCCGGCCGCCTGGTCTTGGACGGCAATCAGAGCTATTTCGTCTCGCCGCCTTCGGCAGCGCCGAGGCCGATCGGGACACCAGGGCCGGATGTTACGGAGGAGTTCATCCTGAATTATCACTTGATGCACCCTGGCGAGGCGAGCCTGCCCGGCGATCCGAATCCAGCCTTTTACCTCGACGGCACCTACCATCTTCACTACATCCTCGGCCACACTTGGCGCGGCAAAGGGTCGTTCAGCTTTGTGCACGTCACCAGTCCGGACATGCTTCACTGGACCTGGCAGCGAACCCAACTTCAGCCCGCGTTCACCGAGCACGGAATGTTCAGCGGAACCGGTTTTGAAACCAAGGATGGACGTCCTGCGGCGATCTATCACGGACAGGCTTCGGGCAGAAATCAAATCGCCATCGCTAAGGACCGCTCCCTGTCGGGATGGGAAAAGCCATTTCCTATCGATGTTAGAAATCCCGATGGCAGCGAAGCCAAGATCAGCCATTGGGATCCGGACTGCTTCTTGATCGGCGATACCTATTACGCCATCTCCGGAGGAGCCAACCCGCCCGTGTTCAAATCGAAGGATCTCAAGACCTGGACACTGATTGGCGACTTTGTCCGCCAGCATCCCTCGGATGTCACCATCGGAGAGGACATCTCCTGCCCGAACTTTTTCCGTCTGGGCAACAAGTGGATGCTCTTATGCATCAGCCATCCGCTGGGCTGTCGCTACTATCTCGGGGACTGGGATTCCCAGGCGGAGCAATTCGTCCCGGAGTCCCACGGACGGATGAACTGGGCACGGACGGATCAGCCGGTCTGGGGGCTTTTCCAGCGTACCGATTTCTTTGCGCCCGAAAGCCTGGTTACGCCCGACGGCCGTCGGGTCATGTGGGCGTGGGTCACCTCGGCCGGACCGGACAACAAACTGCTCAACAAAACCATTCAGTCCCTTCCTCGCGAACTCAGCCTCGCTCGCGATGGAACGCTCCGAATCAGGCCCCTCCGCGAGCTGGAAGGGCAGCGCTCCCAGTCCAAAGTGCTGACCCAGGTCAAGCTGCAGCACCCCATCACCGGGCATGGAGATCGGGTGCCGCCTCGAAATGGACCCGCGCTGCAAACCATCGCTGAGCTGGAAAGCGACTCCCTGGAGATTCGCATCACCGTAAACCGGGCTGAGGCCGCGCGAAAGCTCTTTGGCTTCATGCTTTTTGCCGACGGCAAGGGCGGAGGACTCCCAATCCTCCTCCGACCGGAGACGTCCACGGTCCGGTTGGGAAGCGTCGAAGCTCCCTTTTCCGTTGCCAGCCTGGAGCCCGGGGAGAACGTCGATCTGCGGATCTTTATCGACAAATACCTCGTCGAGGTTTTTGTCAACGATCGACAGGCGCTCCTAGCAGCCCACCTGGATCGTCCCGCGAAGTCCGTGCTCGAGGGATTCACGGTGGGAGCTGCCACTCAACTCGATCGAGTGGAAGTTTGGAACCTCAAACCCACGAATCAAGGTCTCCGAGAGGCCCAAAAATCTCGAGTGTGGGAACCAAGCCGCAACAGCTCGCTCTAG
- a CDS encoding TlpA family protein disulfide reductase codes for MKSYVQWRGFQSRIWALAGIFLLEVGLRTGRSAEVPLWELPRWKSAEILRLSDFSGKIVVLDFFAYWCAPCKQASLALEGGVQKYYSTKGGNPNGIPVQVVSVNIETQNPEQTDTYIRETGVELVVNDLDGALLDKLGGTATPFIVIIDGTRVAGGGTFNLVYREEGLDSVKTLRGVIDRLGQSAQGLRNEVPGHPPLSDDQSGPNNGIKSQTAEAGMEVLFGDDIVLTDNLARYKIQTSRFEVDVSLGLKTFSLDYEPFIAFDALGSAQHLRENQYSGGLAFRHKWSDSLTQVTSFGAYDGFTDYRSLWLSSYYRQQFNSFPEYELPDPRGFNAAAGWRWEYRPTVGFLDVNLFYANDAIAPGYDLPDSTPQNPTPGLERGREFLHTYSPSLRFENVLTSRLRLLNEFQLTVTSGRDARYSYRSGLNVALAEKWVLRLSGGYANEDPSLVAWYAGWTVEYSFAPRWVAGVTGRFYRDTGEIENSRLISTAAPALDTYELGLGIRYQGRRSTFKVYAAPHHAYYDRVDIGTAPFTNLYRSRKFGLVQLSWSGNF; via the coding sequence ATGAAATCCTACGTTCAATGGAGGGGTTTCCAGTCCAGGATCTGGGCCTTAGCGGGCATTTTCCTCCTCGAGGTTGGGCTTCGAACCGGTCGTTCGGCGGAGGTTCCCCTCTGGGAGTTGCCGCGCTGGAAATCCGCTGAGATCCTAAGGCTCAGTGATTTCTCCGGAAAGATCGTGGTCCTAGATTTCTTTGCCTACTGGTGTGCTCCTTGCAAACAGGCCTCCCTGGCTTTGGAGGGCGGTGTGCAGAAATACTATTCAACCAAGGGAGGCAATCCCAACGGTATCCCTGTTCAAGTCGTTTCGGTGAACATCGAGACCCAGAATCCGGAACAAACCGACACCTACATTCGTGAGACTGGCGTCGAGTTGGTTGTGAACGACCTGGATGGCGCGCTCCTGGACAAACTCGGCGGAACCGCGACGCCCTTCATCGTGATCATCGATGGGACCCGAGTCGCGGGCGGAGGAACCTTCAACCTGGTCTATCGTGAAGAAGGTTTGGATTCCGTGAAAACTCTGCGTGGTGTGATCGATCGTTTGGGACAGAGTGCCCAAGGCTTGAGAAATGAGGTTCCCGGTCATCCGCCGCTTTCGGACGATCAATCCGGTCCGAACAACGGAATCAAGTCCCAGACCGCCGAGGCTGGAATGGAAGTCTTGTTCGGGGATGACATCGTTCTGACCGACAATCTGGCTCGTTACAAGATTCAGACATCGCGTTTCGAGGTCGATGTAAGCTTGGGCCTGAAGACTTTCTCTCTGGATTATGAGCCCTTCATTGCCTTCGATGCCCTGGGAAGCGCCCAGCATCTGCGGGAGAACCAGTACTCCGGCGGGTTGGCCTTTCGTCACAAATGGAGTGATTCCTTAACCCAGGTGACCAGCTTCGGGGCCTACGATGGATTCACCGATTATCGATCCCTCTGGCTGAGTAGCTATTATCGTCAGCAGTTCAACTCTTTCCCGGAGTACGAGCTTCCGGATCCACGCGGGTTTAATGCGGCGGCGGGATGGCGGTGGGAGTATCGGCCGACGGTTGGCTTTCTCGATGTGAATCTCTTCTACGCCAATGACGCCATCGCCCCGGGGTATGATCTTCCCGACTCCACGCCGCAGAATCCCACTCCAGGACTCGAGAGGGGCAGGGAATTCCTGCATACCTATTCCCCGAGCCTCCGATTCGAGAATGTGCTGACCTCTCGTCTGCGGCTCTTGAACGAGTTTCAGCTCACCGTCACCTCGGGACGCGATGCTCGCTATTCCTATCGCAGTGGCTTGAACGTGGCTTTGGCCGAGAAGTGGGTGCTTCGGCTCAGTGGAGGATATGCGAATGAAGATCCGAGCTTGGTGGCCTGGTATGCCGGATGGACCGTGGAGTATTCTTTCGCGCCTCGCTGGGTGGCTGGTGTCACCGGGCGGTTCTATCGGGACACTGGCGAGATCGAGAACTCGCGCCTTATTTCTACGGCTGCTCCTGCTCTGGATACCTATGAACTCGGTCTCGGAATCCGGTATCAAGGACGCCGATCTACCTTCAAAGTCTATGCCGCCCCCCATCATGCCTATTACGACCGGGTGGACATCGGCACCGCCCCCTTTACCAACCTCTATCGCAGTCGCAAGTTCGGACTGGTCCAGCTGAGCTGGTCCGGCAACTTCTAG
- a CDS encoding TlpA family protein disulfide reductase: protein MRLLKSIVATLLLSSLSLVAAATYKVGDQVSDFSLIARQPFSRPDGTVVNAGDPVQLSDLAGRVIFLEWFAVWCPFCVAAAPQVDKGIADYYVGRGGNPYGVPVLHIAVNQEPRSNYRTATDNFVRQQGFEHVVNDYNSTSTNRVRFNFQNGGQPTFAVINGVTNSPSHKPWELLVNHLGYGQTDFSQLILSWRALIDQVQPAPAPLLLSVPAVQGDEGFGFQINVPVGQTARIESTMDLRAWETLATIPGSSNQVTFRDTNAPALQRYYRAVIP, encoded by the coding sequence ATGCGCCTCCTCAAATCCATTGTTGCCACTTTGCTCCTGTCCTCATTGTCGTTGGTCGCAGCTGCGACCTACAAGGTCGGTGACCAAGTGAGCGACTTTTCGTTGATCGCACGTCAACCGTTTAGCCGACCGGATGGAACGGTGGTGAACGCGGGAGATCCGGTCCAGTTGAGCGACTTGGCTGGACGGGTCATCTTCCTGGAGTGGTTCGCAGTTTGGTGTCCTTTCTGTGTGGCCGCCGCACCGCAGGTGGACAAAGGAATCGCGGACTACTATGTAGGTCGCGGAGGCAATCCTTACGGGGTGCCGGTCCTTCATATCGCGGTGAACCAGGAGCCCCGCAGTAATTATCGCACGGCCACCGACAACTTTGTCCGCCAGCAGGGGTTCGAGCATGTGGTCAACGACTACAATAGCACGAGCACGAACCGAGTGCGCTTTAATTTTCAAAATGGCGGGCAACCTACGTTCGCAGTCATCAACGGGGTAACGAATTCCCCATCGCATAAGCCGTGGGAATTGCTGGTCAACCATCTGGGTTATGGCCAAACCGATTTCTCCCAACTGATTCTCAGCTGGCGGGCTTTAATCGATCAGGTTCAGCCCGCTCCGGCGCCCTTACTGTTGAGCGTGCCGGCGGTGCAGGGCGATGAGGGCTTCGGCTTCCAGATCAATGTTCCCGTGGGGCAGACCGCGCGGATTGAATCCACCATGGATTTGCGTGCTTGGGAGACGCTGGCAACGATCCCCGGCAGTTCGAATCAGGTGACCTTCCGCGACACCAATGCACCCGCCCTACAACGGTACTATCGCGCAGTGATTCCTTGA
- a CDS encoding SBBP repeat-containing protein translates to MDHFEVVRSEPRDRRVLPGVSSWGLILLILVAWAIPVGADNANLSWAKRAGGGTTDEGSAIAADELGNTYITGYFKLTATFGAGDPSPVQLTALGQDVFVAKYGPGGALLWVRQARSQAGWGSGIGLDAAGNCYVFGHFGPTITFASGTPQQVSFNALANDLFLAKYDKDGNFLWAKQTQGSNSETANGIAVDQAGNSFVTGRYGSNPVTFGAGESNQTALPGLGRNNGEDVFIAKYNPNGQLVWAKSAGGATGNGGMGIDIDDSGNAYVVGRYSGTATFGPGEVHETVLKGPLGSNYEIFVAKYLSDGTLAWVRSGLGQAEHDEGTAIAVDKDGNSYATGTFRSRAPFAGELNQTQLDEGGSADIFVVKHDKDGNQQWVKMMVGPADEVSTGIAVGSDGSSYVTAHGFHLVVGAEEDHETSLNGEGQGDVFIAKLDTQGGLLWARSDGGIGDDRAMGIAVDKTGGIHVVGRFGQTAVFGEGQPTRASLTSAGATDTFIARYQVKVDALQPARFVNYSLLFNGNPQLRFSGSAQKTYDIFRATTLTSPSWTAVGTVLTDGSGNGSFEDQDEDLTFPAYYRVDGK, encoded by the coding sequence ATGGATCATTTTGAAGTTGTTCGATCCGAACCTCGAGATCGGCGTGTGTTGCCCGGCGTCAGCTCTTGGGGGCTCATCCTTTTAATCTTGGTTGCCTGGGCGATCCCTGTGGGGGCCGACAACGCCAATCTGTCCTGGGCCAAGCGTGCGGGAGGAGGCACGACCGATGAGGGCTCCGCCATAGCGGCCGACGAACTGGGAAACACCTACATCACAGGATACTTTAAACTCACCGCCACTTTCGGAGCGGGGGACCCAAGTCCCGTGCAACTCACGGCGCTGGGCCAAGATGTGTTTGTAGCGAAGTATGGACCAGGAGGCGCACTGCTGTGGGTTCGGCAAGCGCGTTCCCAAGCGGGTTGGGGATCCGGCATTGGTTTGGATGCAGCCGGCAACTGTTACGTATTTGGGCACTTTGGACCCACCATCACCTTTGCGTCTGGAACCCCCCAACAGGTCTCGTTCAACGCGCTGGCCAATGATTTGTTCCTCGCCAAATACGACAAGGATGGGAATTTTCTATGGGCCAAGCAGACCCAGGGCTCGAATAGCGAAACCGCGAACGGCATCGCCGTCGATCAGGCCGGCAACTCCTTCGTGACCGGACGGTATGGCTCCAACCCGGTGACGTTCGGAGCGGGTGAATCCAATCAAACTGCCTTGCCCGGGCTCGGCAGAAACAACGGCGAAGATGTGTTCATAGCCAAGTACAATCCCAACGGGCAGTTGGTGTGGGCGAAGAGCGCCGGCGGAGCGACGGGTAACGGAGGTATGGGAATCGACATCGACGACTCAGGAAACGCGTACGTGGTGGGCAGATACAGCGGCACCGCCACCTTCGGCCCCGGTGAGGTCCATGAGACGGTGCTCAAGGGACCGCTCGGGAGCAACTACGAGATTTTCGTGGCAAAATACCTGAGTGATGGAACGCTGGCCTGGGTTCGTAGCGGACTGGGGCAGGCGGAACACGATGAGGGCACGGCGATCGCCGTAGATAAGGATGGCAACAGCTACGCGACGGGCACTTTCCGCAGCCGCGCACCCTTCGCCGGGGAACTGAATCAAACTCAACTCGATGAAGGCGGATCAGCTGACATTTTCGTGGTCAAACATGACAAGGACGGAAACCAACAATGGGTGAAGATGATGGTTGGTCCTGCTGATGAAGTGTCGACGGGCATCGCCGTAGGATCAGATGGCAGCTCCTACGTGACCGCCCACGGATTCCACCTCGTCGTCGGCGCCGAGGAGGATCACGAAACCAGCCTTAACGGCGAGGGTCAGGGGGACGTTTTTATAGCCAAACTGGACACCCAGGGCGGACTGTTGTGGGCGCGGTCAGACGGGGGGATCGGCGATGATCGGGCGATGGGTATTGCCGTCGATAAAACCGGCGGAATCCATGTCGTGGGAAGATTCGGTCAAACCGCAGTTTTCGGCGAGGGCCAACCCACTCGCGCCTCCCTCACGTCGGCCGGAGCTACCGATACTTTCATCGCACGGTATCAGGTAAAGGTGGATGCACTCCAACCGGCACGCTTTGTCAACTACAGCCTTCTGTTCAACGGCAATCCTCAGCTGCGCTTCTCGGGCTCGGCTCAAAAAACCTATGATATTTTCCGGGCCACAACACTTACGAGTCCCAGCTGGACTGCGGTGGGAACCGTTCTCACCGACGGAAGTGGTAACGGATCCTTCGAAGATCAGGATGAGGATTTGACCTTCCCGGCATACTACCGGGTTGATGGAAAGTAA
- a CDS encoding immunoglobulin domain-containing protein codes for MYNAERWQRKWIWLGLVMVCALRSSFVQAACDACTTIGSGRTQGTITLNSLSEASGIAASRLNPGVVWIVNDGSRPIVYAFNRDAERLASFEYSQKLDDTEDIAVGPGPVAGLSYLYVGDVGGNQGTDVARSRVKILRIPEPAVDLAWASKPRSPSFKDAELFVLVYPDGFYDAETLMVDPISGDVFIATKQQMGSRLYRANLTGLTNGSSATLQFAGTVLFNQASGGDISADGRQIVLRREELAMSWGRCLDQSVGETLALPGQLIPVIGPPTEPNGEGIALLPDGTGYVTVSEGRNPALYYFPAQCPAPPRFTVSPTNQVAFVGGSATLVSSAVGYPVPTYQWSFSGQNLSRETNAQLQLSDLSPDRAGEYQIVASNASGAITNTAMLTLRSKPDLRITEAMSSLAPSPNVPTADWWELTSFESQPVDLSGWRFNENSGALTDAFVLPSGLVILPGESVVFCEELTPVQFRSWWGNSALSATLQIVTYTGSGLSLGASGDSIRLWDAQATDPADLVASVDFEMATAGFSFIYDPSREEFGFLSAAGVHGAIQAELTSDVASPGRIRALPTPPVLQVSGMNGTVRLEFDAIAGFRYSLLTRSRLDVPDWELTGDTLQPSSNARVGFEKDASGDYHFYTVLVE; via the coding sequence ATGTACAACGCGGAGCGATGGCAACGAAAATGGATTTGGCTAGGTTTGGTCATGGTCTGTGCCCTTCGGTCCTCGTTCGTTCAGGCAGCGTGTGATGCCTGCACCACGATTGGATCAGGTCGGACGCAGGGAACGATCACTCTGAACTCCCTTTCCGAGGCGTCCGGTATTGCCGCGAGCCGGCTCAACCCCGGAGTGGTGTGGATTGTGAACGATGGATCCCGCCCCATCGTCTACGCTTTCAACCGCGACGCGGAACGTCTGGCCTCCTTTGAATACAGTCAGAAGTTGGATGATACCGAAGATATCGCAGTGGGGCCGGGGCCAGTGGCTGGTCTCTCGTACCTCTATGTGGGAGACGTTGGTGGCAATCAGGGGACCGACGTGGCGCGCAGTCGAGTGAAGATCCTGCGCATTCCCGAGCCCGCGGTGGATCTGGCCTGGGCGTCGAAACCCCGATCCCCGAGTTTTAAGGATGCGGAGCTTTTTGTGTTGGTGTATCCCGATGGCTTTTACGATGCCGAAACATTGATGGTCGACCCCATCTCCGGAGATGTGTTCATCGCCACGAAGCAGCAGATGGGCTCCCGTCTTTATCGCGCCAACCTTACGGGGCTTACTAACGGGAGTTCGGCGACCTTGCAGTTTGCTGGAACCGTTCTTTTCAATCAGGCGTCGGGAGGGGACATTTCGGCGGATGGTCGGCAAATCGTATTGCGACGCGAGGAGTTGGCCATGTCGTGGGGCCGGTGCCTCGATCAATCGGTCGGTGAAACTCTGGCGCTTCCGGGACAGCTTATTCCCGTCATTGGCCCTCCCACTGAACCGAACGGGGAGGGTATCGCTCTGCTGCCCGATGGGACCGGCTATGTCACTGTGAGCGAGGGAAGGAATCCGGCTCTATACTATTTCCCGGCACAATGTCCCGCTCCTCCGCGGTTCACGGTTTCGCCGACCAACCAAGTCGCCTTCGTCGGTGGAAGCGCAACTCTAGTCAGCTCGGCCGTCGGATACCCCGTGCCTACGTATCAATGGAGTTTCAGCGGACAGAACCTCAGCCGAGAGACCAATGCCCAGCTCCAACTTTCCGACCTTTCACCTGACCGAGCCGGCGAATACCAGATCGTGGCCTCCAATGCGAGCGGAGCAATTACTAACACGGCCATGCTCACCCTGCGGTCTAAACCTGATTTGAGGATCACGGAAGCCATGTCGAGCTTGGCCCCGAGTCCCAATGTTCCGACGGCCGATTGGTGGGAGCTAACCAGCTTTGAATCGCAGCCCGTGGACCTATCGGGCTGGCGGTTCAACGAAAACTCCGGCGCGTTGACGGATGCGTTCGTCCTCCCGTCCGGTCTGGTCATCCTTCCCGGGGAATCGGTGGTGTTTTGTGAGGAGCTGACCCCTGTGCAGTTTCGCAGCTGGTGGGGTAACTCGGCTCTATCGGCCACGCTGCAAATTGTCACCTACACCGGTTCAGGATTAAGTCTGGGGGCATCGGGTGACAGCATCCGACTCTGGGATGCTCAGGCCACGGATCCTGCCGACCTGGTTGCCAGCGTCGATTTTGAAATGGCGACAGCAGGGTTCTCTTTCATCTATGACCCCAGCCGCGAGGAATTTGGTTTCTTAAGCGCTGCGGGCGTCCATGGCGCGATTCAAGCAGAGCTCACCTCCGACGTCGCCTCGCCAGGACGGATCCGTGCGTTGCCGACGCCTCCTGTCCTCCAAGTTTCGGGAATGAACGGTACGGTGAGACTCGAGTTCGATGCCATCGCGGGGTTCCGCTATTCACTTCTCACCCGATCCCGCCTGGACGTTCCGGACTGGGAATTAACTGGGGACACCCTCCAGCCCAGCTCGAATGCCCGAGTCGGTTTTGAAAAGGATGCTTCGGGGGACTACCATTTTTATACCGTGCTCGTGGAGTAG
- a CDS encoding YeeE/YedE family protein, with protein MNPETAVRGRWNPYLVGVCLGVLSWIAFGLLNQPLGISTALSAVSSVCAIPLIGSEGVTQNAYWAKTPLKLDGGMLFLIGTFLGSLLSVMLSRSFKAEKVPSVWRERFGGSVAKRFVVAFLGGVLLMYGARMAGGCTSGHGISGSLQLALSSWTFFLTLFATGAATALLLFGKRNPTTLASSTKQP; from the coding sequence ATGAATCCCGAAACGGCGGTGCGCGGGCGGTGGAATCCCTATTTAGTTGGCGTGTGTTTAGGAGTCCTTAGCTGGATTGCATTTGGTCTATTGAATCAACCCCTGGGTATCTCCACTGCCCTCTCCGCGGTATCGAGCGTGTGCGCCATTCCCCTGATCGGATCCGAAGGGGTTACTCAAAATGCCTATTGGGCTAAAACGCCGTTGAAGCTGGATGGCGGCATGCTGTTCCTGATCGGAACCTTCCTCGGAAGCCTCCTCAGCGTGATGCTCAGTCGGTCCTTTAAGGCCGAGAAAGTGCCATCGGTCTGGAGGGAGCGGTTTGGCGGATCGGTTGCGAAACGATTTGTGGTGGCCTTTTTGGGGGGAGTTCTCCTGATGTATGGCGCCCGCATGGCGGGTGGATGCACCAGCGGACATGGGATCAGCGGCAGTCTCCAGTTGGCGCTGAGCAGCTGGACCTTCTTCCTGACCCTATTTGCGACCGGGGCTGCGACCGCCCTGCTGCTGTTCGGAAAACGCAACCCCACCACACTCGCCTCGAGTACCAAACAACCCTAA